From Candidatus Cloacimonadota bacterium, one genomic window encodes:
- a CDS encoding outer-membrane lipoprotein carrier protein LolA produces MKKISIVLVLLCSVLTAQTSADLYNKLASYYSGLSGFQADVQQVNYFSQLKHSVSYTGKLYFQKDRMLMEFSKPSTQRLLIQNGFAELYDAGSGTLFRSAVMPEFNKMNPIEILEHYWTKSTVKILETSKGISRVELKPKSDPLIISLEARLNTATGMVQELSYTDKSANKVSYRFTNVVRNKKIEPSVWKYDYPKNTRVIEQ; encoded by the coding sequence ATGAAGAAGATTAGCATCGTCCTTGTGCTATTGTGTTCGGTTTTGACGGCGCAAACCAGCGCTGATCTATACAACAAGCTTGCTTCCTATTATTCCGGGCTTAGCGGCTTTCAAGCTGATGTGCAACAGGTAAATTACTTCAGCCAATTGAAGCACAGCGTAAGTTATACAGGCAAGCTATACTTTCAGAAGGATCGCATGCTGATGGAATTTTCCAAACCATCTACGCAGCGGTTGTTGATCCAAAACGGTTTTGCCGAGCTATACGATGCCGGATCCGGTACGCTGTTCAGGAGTGCTGTGATGCCGGAATTTAACAAGATGAATCCCATTGAGATTTTAGAACATTACTGGACGAAAAGTACGGTAAAAATCCTGGAAACATCCAAAGGGATCAGCCGGGTGGAGCTGAAACCCAAGAGTGACCCCCTGATCATTAGCCTGGAGGCACGTTTGAACACAGCCACCGGTATGGTGCAAGAGCTAAGCTACACCGATAAATCTGCCAATAAAGTGTCATACCGCTTCACAAATGTAGTGCGGAATAAGAAGATAGAGCCCTCGGTGTGGAAATACGATTACCCCAAAAACACACGTGTAATAGAACAATGA
- a CDS encoding mannose-1-phosphate guanylyltransferase, with protein MIALIMAGGSGTRFWPMSRNNRPKQFLKVAGDRSMIQLTVDRLMPMIPQKDIYIVTAANQTELVREHLPALPAENIIIEPFGMNTAPCIALSVEYLKSRYNEDTAMIVLPADHVISKRDAFLMSLNKAGDAASKGSLITFGIVPDYPATGYGYIESGELISEGLYEVRRFKEKPDLATARVFLEQGGFYWNSGMFCWTIGTISKAFERHLKPAFDLCAKISTVWSEHGFSADISALYRQMPRIPIDIGIMEKAEQRCVIPVDLGWSDVGSWKALAELSNRDAQGNCSSAGLYARDARDNYIQSDKFTAIIGVDNLCVIETGDAILIVPKDRSEDVKYVVEHLKQQELTELL; from the coding sequence ATGATAGCACTTATTATGGCAGGGGGATCCGGTACTAGATTTTGGCCTATGAGCCGCAACAACAGACCCAAGCAGTTCCTGAAAGTGGCAGGAGACCGCTCTATGATTCAGTTGACGGTGGATCGTCTGATGCCCATGATCCCGCAAAAAGACATCTATATCGTAACTGCGGCAAATCAAACGGAACTGGTACGCGAACACTTGCCCGCTTTGCCAGCGGAGAACATCATCATAGAGCCTTTTGGGATGAACACAGCACCCTGCATTGCCCTGAGTGTTGAGTATCTGAAGTCCCGATATAATGAAGACACTGCCATGATCGTTCTGCCGGCGGATCATGTGATCAGCAAGCGAGATGCCTTTCTGATGTCTCTGAATAAGGCCGGGGATGCCGCATCTAAAGGGAGCTTGATTACTTTTGGGATTGTGCCAGATTATCCCGCAACGGGTTATGGGTATATAGAAAGCGGAGAGCTGATCTCCGAAGGTCTGTATGAGGTGCGCCGGTTCAAAGAAAAGCCTGATCTGGCTACAGCCAGGGTCTTTCTGGAGCAGGGCGGATTCTATTGGAACAGCGGGATGTTTTGCTGGACTATCGGTACTATCAGCAAGGCCTTTGAACGCCATCTGAAGCCCGCTTTTGACCTCTGTGCGAAGATCAGCACTGTATGGAGCGAACATGGTTTCTCTGCTGACATCAGCGCTTTGTACAGGCAGATGCCCCGCATCCCAATCGATATCGGGATCATGGAAAAAGCCGAGCAGCGCTGTGTGATTCCCGTGGATCTGGGCTGGAGTGATGTGGGCAGTTGGAAAGCGCTCGCCGAGCTAAGTAACAGAGATGCTCAGGGAAATTGCAGCTCTGCCGGATTGTATGCCCGTGATGCCCGCGACAACTATATTCAAAGCGATAAATTCACTGCCATCATCGGAGTGGACAATCTCTGTGTGATCGAAACCGGGGATGCCATCCTGATAGTGCCCAAAGACCGCAGCGAAGACGTGAAGTATGTAGTAGAACACCTTAAACAACAAGAGCTTACGGAACTGCTCTGA
- a CDS encoding DNA translocase FtsK, giving the protein MPPKKKRAKSKQKTLALWPHSKRFTAAAICLISILVIISLLTGYQSIAGDMRVLRENGNIFSWFSSSGQDTGNPVGVFGILFGYVFIYIFGYWLALFGFIIISILSFQYFVEPEHYLIRQKAYLLVLVLFFLQAVLAGSQPGYSHSIIPLFVYRVLSGVFSDTGAKIVLIGAMILSLLLIIEMRRIKQWFLVMWEDMARAKESKAQRPQIDGAPMQENRVESKPQIMDHVERESPNVKIAEPIATKSTEPEQRPPKVVLEGFEDDREYQMPNVEEFLESPVKLSDKDRKEIEAQILETSAILQNKLAEFGIEAEVRNVNIGPIITQYELEPAKGVKVSKFSSLADDLALAIKAKSIRVQAPIPGRGLIGIEIPNLTRDMIYLKDLLLCEEMRKHKSKLAFGLGKDISGRPIVTDLAKMPHLLIAGATGSGKSVCINTILMSLIMRTTPDDLRLILIDPKRVELAGYADLPHLIGSVVTDPDTALETMYWAVKEMERRYELLQEAKVREIIGYNDKYAQDVSMERLPYIVIVVDEFADLIMTSGKDIELPITRLAQMARAVGIHLILATQRPSIKVITGIIKANFPARIAFQVSSRVDSRVILDMIGAERLLGNGDMLFLPPGKATSERIHGAYVSDSEIARVNEYMATQPKPKQDFSLKLEDGGRGGGFVEWDDELFPEAARVIVRSGTASVSMLQRHFKIGYARAGRLVDLLEQAQIVGPHLGSKSRDVLANRDDLIRMGVLNEED; this is encoded by the coding sequence ATGCCTCCAAAAAAGAAACGAGCCAAAAGCAAGCAGAAGACACTGGCACTGTGGCCTCACAGCAAAAGGTTTACTGCCGCTGCGATCTGTCTGATCTCGATATTGGTGATCATCTCCCTTTTGACCGGATATCAGAGTATTGCCGGAGATATGCGGGTCTTACGCGAAAACGGCAATATCTTCAGTTGGTTCAGCTCTTCCGGGCAGGATACCGGTAATCCGGTGGGGGTTTTTGGTATCCTCTTCGGGTATGTGTTTATCTATATTTTTGGCTACTGGTTGGCGCTGTTTGGTTTCATCATCATATCTATCCTTTCCTTTCAATACTTTGTGGAGCCGGAGCATTATCTGATCCGCCAGAAAGCATATTTACTTGTGCTCGTGCTCTTTTTCCTACAAGCTGTGCTGGCGGGATCTCAGCCGGGTTATTCTCACAGCATCATACCGCTTTTTGTGTATCGGGTGCTCTCTGGGGTCTTTAGCGATACAGGTGCCAAGATTGTATTGATCGGAGCCATGATCCTCAGCCTGTTATTGATCATCGAGATGAGGCGCATCAAACAGTGGTTCTTGGTGATGTGGGAAGATATGGCGCGAGCAAAAGAAAGCAAAGCGCAGCGTCCGCAGATCGATGGCGCACCGATGCAGGAGAACAGAGTGGAATCCAAGCCGCAGATAATGGATCATGTGGAACGGGAAAGCCCCAATGTGAAGATTGCGGAGCCTATTGCTACCAAGAGTACGGAGCCGGAGCAAAGACCACCAAAGGTCGTTTTAGAGGGCTTTGAAGACGATCGTGAGTATCAGATGCCCAACGTGGAAGAGTTTTTGGAAAGCCCGGTTAAGCTATCGGATAAAGATCGCAAAGAGATCGAAGCGCAGATATTGGAAACCAGTGCCATTCTGCAGAATAAACTTGCGGAATTTGGCATCGAGGCTGAAGTGCGTAATGTGAACATTGGCCCCATCATTACCCAGTATGAACTGGAACCGGCAAAGGGTGTGAAAGTAAGTAAGTTTTCCTCGCTGGCGGACGATCTGGCTCTGGCGATAAAGGCAAAATCCATTCGCGTGCAAGCGCCAATTCCGGGACGTGGGCTTATCGGCATCGAAATCCCGAATCTCACCCGTGATATGATCTATCTGAAAGACCTGTTGTTGTGTGAAGAGATGCGCAAACATAAATCCAAGCTTGCCTTTGGGCTGGGGAAAGACATCTCTGGCAGGCCAATTGTGACGGACTTGGCAAAGATGCCGCATTTATTGATAGCCGGTGCCACGGGCAGCGGTAAATCCGTATGTATCAATACCATATTGATGAGTTTGATAATGCGTACCACTCCGGATGACCTGCGTCTGATCCTGATCGATCCCAAGCGCGTGGAATTGGCGGGTTATGCTGATCTGCCTCATCTGATCGGCAGCGTGGTTACAGATCCGGATACGGCTCTGGAAACCATGTATTGGGCGGTGAAGGAGATGGAGCGGCGCTATGAACTCTTGCAAGAGGCGAAAGTGCGTGAGATAATAGGTTATAACGATAAATATGCCCAGGATGTGAGCATGGAACGCCTGCCCTATATTGTGATTGTGGTGGATGAATTTGCCGATCTGATTATGACCAGCGGCAAGGATATCGAGCTGCCTATCACCAGACTGGCGCAGATGGCACGTGCAGTGGGCATTCACTTGATCTTGGCTACTCAACGTCCCTCCATCAAAGTGATAACCGGCATTATCAAGGCAAACTTTCCTGCCCGCATTGCATTTCAGGTATCCTCCCGGGTGGATAGCCGCGTGATTTTAGATATGATAGGTGCGGAACGGCTTTTGGGCAATGGCGACATGCTCTTTCTGCCTCCGGGAAAGGCGACTTCGGAGCGCATTCACGGCGCTTATGTGTCCGATTCTGAAATTGCCAGGGTGAACGAATATATGGCAACGCAACCCAAACCCAAGCAGGATTTTAGCCTGAAGCTGGAAGACGGTGGCAGGGGCGGCGGTTTTGTGGAATGGGACGATGAACTGTTTCCGGAAGCGGCGCGGGTAATCGTGCGCAGTGGAACGGCATCGGTATCCATGTTGCAGCGTCATTTCAAGATCGGTTATGCCAGAGCTGGGCGTTTGGTGGATCTATTGGAGCAGGCGCAGATTGTGGGGCCGCATCTGGGTAGTAAATCCCGTGATGTATTGGCAAATCGTGATGATCTGATCAGAATGGGAGTATTGAATGAAGAAGATTAG
- a CDS encoding SagB/ThcOx family dehydrogenase: protein MDSKTFDYLYYKTHGYTHEQICKESGMSTEELEVMESALRPVLAEIELDRPKAKNIGQDFVKLTRYVYAVQSDQQLGIPRPDAIKARSGELFALPAVGTLDFKDKSLQDMISQRRSLREYSEEPLSMEELSFLLYCSSWARDFRSNERMEITFRNVPSAGSRHPIECFLDVHRVSGIKNGLYYYHPIKHCLILMEEGAEVHQKIFEGCLRQEMVSKAAVNFILSAVPYRTSWRYGQRGYRYLYLDAGHIGQNLHLAAEAIGAGCCMIGAYLDEGLNSALNLDGFEEFVIYVAALGKKK, encoded by the coding sequence ATGGATTCCAAAACCTTTGATTACCTGTATTACAAAACTCATGGCTACACTCATGAACAGATCTGCAAGGAAAGCGGTATGAGCACAGAAGAACTGGAAGTGATGGAAAGCGCTTTACGGCCTGTATTGGCAGAGATCGAACTGGATCGTCCCAAAGCCAAAAACATCGGCCAGGATTTTGTGAAGCTGACCCGCTATGTGTATGCGGTTCAGAGCGATCAACAACTGGGTATCCCCCGTCCTGATGCCATCAAAGCCCGCAGCGGAGAGCTATTTGCACTGCCGGCAGTAGGCACCCTGGATTTCAAGGATAAGAGCTTGCAAGACATGATCTCGCAGCGCCGCAGCCTGCGGGAATACAGTGAAGAACCGCTGAGCATGGAAGAGCTTTCCTTTTTGCTGTATTGCAGCAGTTGGGCGCGGGATTTTCGTAGCAACGAGCGTATGGAAATCACCTTTCGCAATGTCCCGTCCGCCGGTAGCCGCCACCCCATTGAATGTTTTCTGGATGTGCACCGGGTTAGCGGAATCAAGAACGGACTCTACTATTATCACCCCATCAAGCATTGCCTCATCCTCATGGAAGAAGGCGCTGAGGTGCACCAAAAGATCTTTGAGGGCTGCCTCAGGCAAGAGATGGTTAGCAAAGCCGCGGTGAATTTCATCTTAAGTGCTGTGCCCTATCGTACTTCCTGGCGTTATGGGCAGCGAGGATATCGCTATCTGTATCTGGATGCCGGGCACATCGGGCAAAACCTGCATTTGGCAGCAGAGGCTATTGGAGCGGGATGCTGCATGATCGGTGCATATCTGGATGAAGGCTTGAATTCGGCCTTGAATTTGGATGGTTTCGAAGAGTTTGTGATCTATGTGGCTGCTTTGGGCAAGAAAAAATGA